AATTACGTGGACCACTGCGATCGCGCTCTATCGATTCACTGGTGATTGAAGCTAATAATTTTCTTGATCAAGGTGTGCGCGAATTAAATTTGATTGCACAAGATTCAACAGGTTTTGGTCGCGATAGAAAAGATGAAACCACTTTAAAGAAATTGTTTGAAGCCTTAACTGAACTTCCTCAAGAAAAATGGATTAGGCTCTTTTATGCATATCCACAAGGTTTCCCGATGGAGGTTTTGGATGTGATGAAAGATCATCCGCAGATTTGCAACTATCTTGATTTGCCCATCCAGCATATTAACGATCGCATTTTGAAGTCGATGCGTCGCGAAGGTGTGGGAAAAGATGTGCGAGATATTATCGAAGCTGTGCGTACAAAAATTCCAGATCTTACGTTACGAACTACTTTTATTGTTGGATATCCCACCGAAACGAAAACTGAATTTGAAGAGCTGCTTTCGTTTGTAGAAGAAGGTCACTTCGATCATGTTGGTGTGTTCACGTATTCTCCGGAAGAGGGCACCAGTGCTGCAAAGCTTGCCAATGATGTTCCCGATATGATTAAGCAAGATCGCAGAAATCGTTTGCTTGAAGCGCAGCAAAAAGTTTCGAAGCAACGCAATGAACGCTGGGTTGGAAAAACTATTTCTGTTTTAGTAGATGGCCCAAGCGCTGATGAGCCATTGGTAATCACAGGCAGACATCAAGGCCAGGCGCCAGACGTTGATGGTGTTGTGTTTCTGAACGAGTGTGATTTGCCAGCAGGAAGTTTTGCACAGGTAAAAATCACCGAAGCGCATGCATATGATTTAGTGGGGGAGATGGTTTAAGCGTTTTTTGTTTTTAGCTTTGTCGTTGCGAGGAATGAAGTGACGTGCAATCTCCTCTGGCAATGTTGCTTTGTCATCCTGAGAGTAACGAAGGATCCACTCTGGCAATTTACATTTTTGAATTGAACGAGGAGATCCTTCACGATGTTCAGGATGACAAAATTAACTCAATAACAAGAATCAAAAACAAAAAAAGCATCTCGAGTTGAGATGCTTTTTCTTTATTCCAATTTTAGTAAAAACTAAAAGTGCCAGCCGATGCTTCCCAAAACAGCGAAGCGAGGTTTGAATCCACCGTCAGTAACTTTGGTATCTGGAGTTCCTGCAACGGTAGTTTTGTAAGCTTTTTGGAAAATGAGGTGCTCGGTTGCATCGATGTTAAAGAAGAGGCCTTTCCACACGTTGATTTGTGCGCCGATACCTACAGCTGGTCCGCCGCCAAAAGCGCCAACTTTGTTGGCATCAGTTGATGCGTTTACAAAAAGAGCATGCGCTGTTCCGCCCACTTTTAAGTAGGGAAGAAATTTCACGGTAGCGTCATTTCCTTTTTCAACGAAGTAAGGAAGCGTAAACCTGTTAGCAAGTGTAATATCTAACACATGTTCGCGCGCATTTTCTGTGGGGAAAGTTCCCGCGGGAAATGCACCAACAGCTGCTCCTGCATTACCAACGCTTGAGGTAGCCGTGGTGTACGTCATAGAAAGAAGAGGGCGCACCCACATGGTGGCATCCCAACCAATGGTGAGGTTGGCCAGAGCTGGTTCCCAGTTTTTGCTGAATTGACTTCCGGTAATGACATGACTGTCATTGTTTACTTGCATGTATCCAGCGCCAACCGATAGGTAAAACCCTTGATCCCAGCCTTCGCTGTTTGCACTTGCTTCGCCTGATAAGCCACTCAGCAGCAAAAGTGCCAATACTCCACACAACAGATTTCTTTTCATTTGTCCCCCTTCATGAGTGAAAAAATTAATGCCGCAATTTTACATATTCAAAAATGAAAGTCTATTGATATCTCTACCTTAGCCAAAACTCTTTAAAGCTAAACTCAAAAGAAAGCTGAGCCCAAAAAAAGGTTGGACAAAGAGAGGGTGATTCGTTAGAAGCCGGGAGCTTTTGGATCAGAAATATGGTGGCCATAGTTCAGTTGGTTAGAACGCCTGGTTGTGGTCCAGGAGGTCGTGGGTTCGAGTCCCATTGGCCACCCAACGATTTTTCGCTAAGAAAAATCGTTCCTCTATTTTCAAATTTCTAATAATCTAATTTCTGGGTTTTGGTGTTGATTTGAGCAACGAAAAATCGGGAAATTAGAAATTGGAGAGTAGAGAGTAGAGGAACAAGCATGGAAAAATTTGCCTTCGAAAAGCTTGATGTATATCAACGTGCACTTGATTGGGTTGAGCAAGCAGAGGCTCTGTGTGAATCCTTAAAGGGAAAAGTGTCCTATCAAATGCTCGATCAACTTTCCCGAGCAGCTCTATCAATTCCTCTCAACATTGCCGAAGGAAATGGCAGGTGGCACAAAGGTGATAAACGACAGTTCTTCTGGATTGCTCGGGGATCTGTGTTTGAATGTGTGCCGCTCGTTCAAGTATTGCATCGAAAAAATTTACTTGATGATATCCAATATTCATCAAGCTATGAAAATCTTCAGGTTATGGCTAAAATGCTCAGCAGTTTAATCAAGTCTGTGGAGAAAATTGATCAGAAATAACCACCCAGTTCATCAAGCCCTAGTGAAAGCTGGGGCTTTTTTGTGTGCCTCAATTGAGGTTTCGAACTGTGCCTTGATAAATCAAAACAACTTGTTTAGACGTGCTCTCATGAAGCCAACCTTATACTTCCTGATTCTTTCTTTTTGCGTCTTTGTTCTTTCCTGTACGAATGAGCTTAAAATAATAAATGCTGGACCAGATTTTATTACATTTTGGAGAAAG
This window of the Deltaproteobacteria bacterium CG11_big_fil_rev_8_21_14_0_20_42_23 genome carries:
- the rimO gene encoding 30S ribosomal protein S12 methylthiotransferase RimO: METVGLISLGCSRNLVDSEVMLGALKKAGFHINQDPMRCDVIIVNTCGFIEASKEESINTVLEMAELKKTGQLKKLVMAGCLVQRYADELKKQMPEVDLFIGTGEYPKIVSLLESECDVAVGKPRALADETLPRLLTTPKHYAYLKLAEGCQHACSFCIIPKLRGPLRSRSIDSLVIEANNFLDQGVRELNLIAQDSTGFGRDRKDETTLKKLFEALTELPQEKWIRLFYAYPQGFPMEVLDVMKDHPQICNYLDLPIQHINDRILKSMRREGVGKDVRDIIEAVRTKIPDLTLRTTFIVGYPTETKTEFEELLSFVEEGHFDHVGVFTYSPEEGTSAAKLANDVPDMIKQDRRNRLLEAQQKVSKQRNERWVGKTISVLVDGPSADEPLVITGRHQGQAPDVDGVVFLNECDLPAGSFAQVKITEAHAYDLVGEMV
- a CDS encoding four helix bundle protein: MEKFAFEKLDVYQRALDWVEQAEALCESLKGKVSYQMLDQLSRAALSIPLNIAEGNGRWHKGDKRQFFWIARGSVFECVPLVQVLHRKNLLDDIQYSSSYENLQVMAKMLSSLIKSVEKIDQK